A section of the Rhizobium sp. Pop5 genome encodes:
- a CDS encoding NAD-dependent epimerase/dehydratase family protein, translating to MRNVLISGGAGFIGSHLCDRILLRNDVQKLVVVDNLWTGLFDNIAHIKDPRFYFVKSDVETLQTSEKFDEIYHLASPASPPWYMQEPKRTISANLLGAFRLLDLLKKGGRFGFTSSSEVYGDPLVSPQPESYKGQVDCTGPRSSYDESKRCTESLLFEMQRTQGLNLKVIRPFNIYGPRTRADDGRAVSNFVTQALSGRPITVFGDGLQSRSWGYVDDIVDGFARYFWINETDYKGPLNIGNDREISVLEVAQYVSGLVGGVPIVFKPSPPQDPTNRRPDLTNANYVMPEWSCKVSYEQGVAMTLDWFRDKMKARAAG from the coding sequence ATGAGAAACGTGCTTATTTCTGGCGGGGCTGGATTCATTGGATCGCATCTATGCGACCGAATTCTACTTAGAAATGATGTACAGAAACTTGTTGTTGTTGACAATCTCTGGACTGGACTTTTCGACAATATTGCACACATCAAGGATCCCCGTTTCTACTTCGTGAAATCGGATGTCGAAACGCTGCAGACCTCCGAGAAGTTCGACGAGATCTATCATCTGGCCTCCCCCGCATCGCCGCCATGGTACATGCAGGAGCCGAAGAGAACGATTTCCGCCAATCTTCTCGGCGCGTTCCGGCTTCTGGACCTTTTGAAGAAGGGCGGCCGTTTCGGCTTCACCTCTTCCTCCGAAGTCTATGGCGATCCTTTGGTCTCGCCGCAGCCGGAATCCTATAAGGGCCAGGTGGATTGCACCGGGCCGCGCTCGTCTTATGACGAGAGCAAGCGCTGCACGGAATCGCTGCTGTTCGAGATGCAGCGCACCCAGGGGCTCAACCTCAAGGTTATCAGACCCTTCAATATCTATGGGCCCCGCACACGCGCCGACGACGGGCGCGCGGTCTCCAACTTCGTCACCCAGGCGCTGTCGGGCCGCCCGATCACCGTCTTCGGCGATGGCCTCCAGTCCCGCAGCTGGGGCTATGTCGACGATATCGTCGATGGTTTCGCCCGGTATTTCTGGATCAATGAAACCGACTACAAGGGACCTCTGAACATCGGCAACGATCGCGAGATTTCGGTTCTCGAGGTCGCGCAATATGTTTCCGGGCTCGTCGGCGGCGTGCCGATCGTCTTCAAGCCGTCGCCACCGCAGGATCCGACGAACAGGCGCCCGGACCTGACCAACGCAAATTATGTCATGCCGGAATGGTCGTGCAAGGTCAGCTACGAACAGGGCGTGGCCATGACGCTCGACTGGTTCAGGGACAAGATGAAGGCGCGCGCAGCGGGATAA
- a CDS encoding ABC transporter ATP-binding protein, with product MNRFQKPSSAKPAAYNLIVGARFRELRQLVPALRFKMSVMIVMGILTGLSEMVGITLLVSLVFLLGQQGPVSGSAIAWLPAFFGGVDLSLSKPVLIGILIGSILFRIFLGCANSLIASTVNHRISDRIRDRLYAKVLTIPFQRFQDYERSDLINVIATESYAVSSAHASLVRLGVNLGTIVIFGIGMLVMAWPIALLGLAFGFIHNFALGFFAGAYRRLGVSALAAVEALTQLSWTTLQTLKAVKSFGLETRHQQLFETLSRDVGQTWRRSDRMGAATSLLSETLTFAVILTIILSSEFLPVDFKAALSATILLYRLQPHIKEFDSQILRLYEMEASLQNVLALLSEKDDIKQASRGEPISRLAEAIVFHNVSFAYERTNAPAVRNLSFSIRAGETTALTGPSGSGKTTILNMILDLNPPTQGMIAVDGRDLATIDRSSWLKLLSVSGQDVELMEGTVLDNIRFRRDIPDEDIRWAADVACATEFIEDLPYGFDEWLGDEAIRLSGGQRQRIGLARALASRPQILILDEATSALDEETEMRVFSAIKQDAGRTLIVVSHRPAVARLMKNQIDLRPPAAIAKLR from the coding sequence ATGAATAGGTTTCAAAAACCCTCTTCCGCCAAGCCGGCTGCCTACAACTTGATCGTGGGCGCGCGGTTCCGCGAGCTTCGGCAGCTCGTGCCGGCGCTGCGCTTCAAGATGTCGGTGATGATCGTCATGGGCATTCTCACCGGCCTCTCCGAAATGGTCGGCATCACCCTCCTGGTCAGCCTGGTCTTTCTTCTCGGGCAACAAGGCCCGGTTTCCGGCTCGGCCATCGCATGGCTTCCGGCATTTTTCGGCGGCGTGGACCTCAGTCTTTCCAAGCCCGTCCTGATCGGCATTCTCATCGGCTCCATCCTCTTCCGGATTTTTCTCGGATGCGCCAATTCGCTGATTGCGAGCACGGTCAACCATCGCATCAGCGATCGCATACGCGATCGCCTCTATGCCAAGGTCCTGACCATCCCCTTCCAGCGTTTTCAGGACTATGAGCGCAGCGACCTGATCAACGTCATCGCAACCGAGTCCTACGCCGTGTCCTCCGCGCATGCGAGCCTGGTGCGTCTGGGCGTCAACCTCGGAACGATCGTCATCTTCGGCATCGGCATGCTGGTGATGGCCTGGCCGATCGCCTTGCTCGGCCTTGCCTTCGGCTTCATCCATAATTTCGCTCTGGGGTTCTTTGCCGGCGCCTATCGGCGTCTCGGGGTCTCGGCGCTGGCTGCCGTGGAAGCGCTGACGCAGCTGAGCTGGACGACCCTACAGACGTTGAAGGCCGTCAAAAGCTTCGGCCTCGAGACACGCCACCAGCAACTTTTCGAGACGCTCTCCCGGGACGTCGGCCAGACCTGGCGCCGGTCGGACCGGATGGGGGCGGCAACCTCGCTTCTGAGCGAAACGCTGACCTTCGCGGTCATCCTGACGATCATTCTGTCCTCGGAATTCCTGCCGGTCGATTTCAAGGCGGCGCTCTCGGCCACGATCCTTCTCTACAGGCTTCAGCCGCATATCAAGGAATTCGACTCCCAGATCCTGCGCCTTTACGAAATGGAGGCGTCGCTGCAGAACGTCCTGGCGCTGCTTTCGGAAAAGGACGACATCAAACAGGCATCTCGAGGCGAGCCGATTTCCCGCCTGGCGGAAGCGATCGTCTTCCACAATGTTTCGTTTGCCTACGAGCGCACGAACGCGCCGGCTGTCCGTAACCTCAGCTTCTCGATCCGGGCGGGCGAGACGACGGCTCTGACGGGACCGAGCGGGTCCGGCAAGACGACAATTCTCAACATGATCCTCGATCTCAACCCGCCGACCCAGGGCATGATTGCGGTCGACGGCAGGGATCTCGCAACCATCGACCGCTCCAGCTGGCTGAAACTGCTCTCGGTGTCCGGCCAGGACGTGGAGCTGATGGAAGGAACCGTTCTCGACAACATCCGCTTTCGCCGCGACATCCCGGATGAGGATATCCGCTGGGCCGCCGATGTCGCCTGCGCCACGGAGTTCATCGAAGATCTGCCCTACGGCTTCGATGAGTGGCTGGGCGACGAGGCGATCCGGCTGTCAGGCGGGCAAAGGCAGCGCATAGGCCTGGCGCGCGCCCTCGCAAGCCGGCCGCAAATCCTGATTCTGGACGAAGCGACGAGCGCACTCGACGAAGAGACCGAGATGCGGGTGTTTTCAGCCATCAAACAAGATGCCGGCAGAACGCTGATCGTCGTCAGCCACCGCCCTGCTGTCGCCAGATTGATGAAAAACCAGATCGACCTTCGCCCGCCCGCGGCCATAGCCAAGCTGAGGTGA
- a CDS encoding glycosyltransferase family 2 protein, with amino-acid sequence MNAATRPLVTVVIPAYNAEKTLVETLRSVSDQSYDKLEILVVDDGSKDRTFDLARDYGLSDARVRVLSQHNGGVARARNHGVREARGLYIAPVDADDVWHPSKIERQLEAVLKFPGGNGVAYNWYAAIDENGIIFGHSRPVMHQGNIFEPLLRENFIGNGSTPLMPRAEILRCGGYDAGLRDSGAEGCEDLKLYLALAETLPFALIPDFLTGYRFTRGNMSSNAYRMLKSYALVMAPIADRYPHLARDIEASQFNTACWYFKKAFHDGDYPQLKKLAPMMARKYPSRLIVHGLRQSWRQVKRQGIRIARRVLGKPPARPKIRFAAAIPQAGTAFSDRFGSLPVREAAGPISSRVAENE; translated from the coding sequence ATGAACGCCGCAACCCGCCCCTTGGTCACCGTCGTCATACCGGCTTACAATGCCGAGAAGACGCTTGTCGAAACATTGAGAAGCGTTTCCGACCAGTCCTACGACAAGCTTGAAATCCTGGTGGTCGACGACGGATCGAAGGATCGCACCTTCGATCTTGCGCGCGATTATGGCCTGAGCGACGCCCGCGTGCGCGTTCTCAGCCAGCACAATGGCGGCGTTGCCAGGGCGCGCAATCACGGCGTCAGGGAGGCGCGCGGCCTCTACATAGCCCCTGTCGATGCCGATGATGTGTGGCATCCGAGCAAGATCGAGCGCCAGCTCGAGGCCGTGCTGAAATTCCCCGGTGGAAACGGAGTTGCCTATAACTGGTATGCGGCAATCGATGAAAACGGCATCATTTTCGGCCATTCCCGCCCGGTCATGCATCAAGGCAACATCTTCGAACCGCTGCTGCGGGAAAACTTCATCGGCAATGGCAGCACGCCTCTGATGCCGCGGGCGGAAATCCTTCGCTGCGGCGGCTACGACGCCGGCCTGCGCGACAGCGGCGCAGAGGGTTGCGAGGATCTGAAACTTTATCTGGCGCTCGCCGAGACACTGCCCTTCGCCTTGATCCCCGATTTCCTCACCGGCTACCGGTTCACCAGGGGAAACATGTCCAGCAATGCCTATCGGATGCTGAAATCCTACGCCCTGGTGATGGCGCCGATCGCCGACCGCTACCCGCATCTCGCGCGCGATATAGAGGCATCGCAGTTCAACACGGCGTGTTGGTATTTCAAGAAGGCATTTCACGACGGCGACTATCCCCAGCTGAAAAAGCTGGCGCCGATGATGGCGAGAAAATATCCCTCGCGGCTCATCGTCCATGGCCTGCGGCAGAGCTGGCGCCAAGTGAAACGCCAGGGCATCCGGATCGCAAGGCGTGTCCTCGGCAAGCCTCCGGCCCGGCCCAAGATCCGCTTTGCTGCGGCCATTCCGCAAGCCGGAACGGCTTTCAGCGATCGCTTCGGAAGCCTGCCCGTCAGGGAAGCGGCCGGCCCGATCTCTTCGCGGGTGGCCGAGAATGAATAG
- a CDS encoding NAD(P)/FAD-dependent oxidoreductase, giving the protein MDDVIIIGGSFAGLAAALQLGRARRKVTVLDTGLPRNRFARHSHGLLGHDHKPPLDILAGARQQLARYPTVRLVNARADSISGIIDNFFVVTGEGESLGARRLILSYGVADQMPDVPGFAESWGTSIVPCPYCDGFEVADQHWGLVWSGPPSHNYVRLYHDWTESLTVFADGHDISPDIRADLARRNIPVVDGRIAEIAHHQGHITTVNLESGRNAGVDILFAHPRNKPSANLHEPLGLATVATPFGMALRVDERRETSTPGVYAAGDLANPAMASVTTAISQGATAGISAQQSMLV; this is encoded by the coding sequence ATGGATGACGTCATCATCATCGGCGGCAGCTTTGCTGGCCTAGCCGCCGCCCTGCAGCTCGGCCGCGCCCGCCGCAAGGTCACCGTTCTCGATACCGGCCTGCCGCGCAATCGTTTCGCCCGCCATTCGCATGGTCTGCTCGGCCACGATCACAAGCCGCCGCTAGACATCCTGGCCGGGGCACGGCAGCAACTGGCGCGTTATCCCACGGTCAGACTCGTGAACGCTCGGGCCGACAGCATCTCCGGCATCATCGACAATTTCTTCGTCGTCACTGGAGAGGGCGAAAGCCTCGGCGCGCGCCGACTGATCCTGAGCTATGGCGTCGCTGACCAGATGCCTGATGTTCCAGGCTTCGCCGAAAGCTGGGGAACATCGATCGTGCCCTGCCCCTATTGTGATGGTTTTGAAGTCGCCGACCAGCATTGGGGCCTCGTCTGGTCCGGCCCGCCGTCGCACAACTATGTCAGGCTGTACCACGACTGGACCGAATCGTTGACGGTCTTCGCCGATGGTCACGACATTTCACCCGATATCCGCGCCGATCTGGCGCGCCGCAACATACCTGTCGTTGATGGCCGGATCGCCGAAATCGCCCATCACCAGGGCCATATCACCACCGTTAATCTCGAGAGCGGCCGCAATGCTGGCGTCGACATCCTGTTCGCCCATCCGCGGAACAAGCCCTCGGCAAACCTGCATGAACCACTGGGCCTCGCCACGGTCGCCACCCCCTTCGGTATGGCCCTGAGGGTGGACGAGCGCCGCGAAACCAGCACGCCGGGCGTCTACGCCGCCGGTGATCTTGCCAACCCGGCGATGGCATCGGTCACCACCGCGATATCCCAGGGCGCGACGGCGGGCATCTCGGCCCAGCAGTCGATGCTGGTTTGA
- a CDS encoding glycosyltransferase family 2 protein encodes MMRETIPSDLKDISFPVPIHYLDLSSPLQAVSPSISDGLVVFMSEGLPVGQTYIERPETAVALAERVVQPDTLAHAREITQTPLRNRDVSILICTKDRPDQLRRCLASIPEQSLRPIDIIVVDNASAGDETRRVVEEAGATYVREDRVGLDYARNAALRAATTEFVAFTDDDVVLHERWLENLMKAFDRPDIACVTGLVLPGELATPAQFIFEKHWGFGRGYIRQDFNQDFYVSHARYGAPVWTIGAGASQAFRRKVFDEIGLFDVRLDMGAAGCSGDSEYWNRLLHHGHVCRYEPTAVSWHFHRRDMKGLARQIYQYMSGHVAALLVQYQNTGNNGNLRRILISFPKYYARRVRRRLRKGATSNDFFLKQEVLGSVNGALYVLRRWKMRAW; translated from the coding sequence ATGATGCGAGAAACGATCCCGTCTGATCTGAAGGATATAAGCTTTCCCGTCCCGATTCATTATCTCGATCTCTCCAGCCCGCTCCAGGCCGTTTCGCCCTCGATCTCCGACGGTCTCGTGGTCTTCATGTCGGAGGGCCTGCCGGTCGGGCAGACCTATATTGAGCGTCCCGAGACGGCGGTCGCACTGGCCGAACGTGTCGTGCAGCCGGACACCCTCGCGCATGCGCGCGAAATTACGCAAACCCCGCTGCGCAATCGCGACGTCAGCATTCTGATCTGCACCAAGGACCGGCCAGACCAACTGCGCCGGTGCCTGGCCTCGATCCCCGAACAATCGCTTCGCCCCATCGACATCATCGTCGTCGACAATGCCTCGGCCGGCGATGAGACACGCCGCGTCGTGGAAGAAGCGGGCGCCACCTATGTGCGTGAAGACCGGGTCGGGCTGGATTACGCCCGCAATGCCGCACTCCGCGCGGCGACAACCGAATTCGTCGCCTTTACCGACGACGACGTGGTCCTCCACGAGCGGTGGCTGGAGAACCTGATGAAGGCGTTCGATCGGCCCGACATCGCCTGCGTGACCGGATTGGTCCTTCCCGGCGAACTCGCAACACCGGCACAGTTCATCTTCGAAAAGCATTGGGGTTTCGGCAGAGGCTACATCAGGCAGGACTTCAACCAGGACTTCTATGTCAGTCATGCGCGCTACGGCGCTCCGGTCTGGACGATCGGCGCCGGCGCAAGCCAGGCCTTCCGCCGCAAGGTCTTCGACGAAATCGGCCTGTTCGATGTCCGCCTTGATATGGGAGCGGCCGGATGCTCGGGCGATTCCGAATACTGGAACCGCCTGCTTCATCACGGCCACGTCTGCCGCTATGAGCCGACGGCGGTATCCTGGCACTTTCACCGCAGGGATATGAAGGGGCTCGCCAGGCAGATCTACCAATATATGAGCGGCCATGTCGCAGCACTGCTGGTGCAGTACCAGAACACCGGAAATAACGGCAATCTCAGGCGCATCCTCATTTCCTTCCCGAAATACTATGCCCGAAGGGTCCGCAGGCGATTGCGCAAGGGCGCGACGTCGAACGATTTTTTCCTGAAGCAGGAAGTGCTCGGCAGCGTCAATGGCGCTCTCTATGTCCTGCGCCGATGGAAGATGCGCGCATGGTGA
- a CDS encoding glycosyltransferase: protein MVTAATPDISFLIPAHNADDTLAECLASLQAQTRSNWQAVVVDDGSSDRTWEVLQDIAKADGRILAARQENAGAAAARNHAARLAAAPLLCMLDADDWLDPSFIESMQPVAADASPAVIAYCAYRRVAPDGRLMRVEQPPILTGNAAKREFSSFCALAIHTVVFPKSLFDWLKGMDETLQTGEDWDLWLRMAFSGAEFRRVDKCLAFYRMKAGSLSGDPIKMVRDAVRVTSKAQALKLQQGLSAEGPETGWFTPALSHLRMLAWVVSAKVDPTTDVAALAALLPEMPDAAGYESFLVDVIMHGLQTGLFSDRSDDLIDALDKWQPTFLSLLQLIQQHSSAGTSRKIIETTCWLLSAANPLRSFTLGNVQVVSVELGRLSRIPKAEPADTLIMHAFSKGQHVGSFVGPFWGDLSIRAQIRLIMHEMHVEEHLQTPPALAYISSWTVEALKGYRAFGGLILKSGRRRGRLEKLLVRIGRNAILATAPSDGEDNDARLSGILGNLEQRLRPQFQEASSSRPKERKETPAIQSEEAYWDHIFEHPDPWNYVSVYEQVKYAQTLSLIPDGIENVLELACAEGIFTRKLAKKVARVTATDISQRAIDRAVERCRDESNVELHVLDFVKNDLPPEQDLIVCSEVLYYMKDEEMLAAACRKMAAALKPNGCLITAHAHIRRDEPDRTGFDWGNPFGVGTIGRVLAEQAGLALEETIETELYAIHRFRKGPAADPVLRIESHGTPLETDVAKHVIWGPAGVDREVAWRTEVTSSVPVLMYHGITEEGPAALRRYRTSPEIFRKQMQFLRRNGYYTVTAQTLASLLRSGKPIQGRPVMLTFDDAYLDFITDAFPILAENDFSAEVFVVTGKVGGRSDWDSAYGEPAPLMSWVDIQELHKRGISFGSHLASHTAASAMDNEALLVEAALSRNALRSRLGAAVDSIALPYGATDFRVPGILALAGYGIGFTTRSDKATFSDNLFALPRLEVRGDRPLEAFPELIGLPGAFIG from the coding sequence ATGGTGACAGCTGCGACGCCCGACATCTCGTTCCTCATCCCTGCGCATAATGCGGACGACACGCTTGCCGAATGTCTTGCCAGCCTGCAGGCCCAGACGCGGTCGAACTGGCAGGCGGTCGTGGTCGATGACGGCTCGAGCGACCGCACCTGGGAGGTCCTCCAGGACATCGCAAAAGCGGATGGCCGCATTCTCGCAGCCCGTCAGGAAAATGCCGGCGCGGCCGCGGCGCGAAACCATGCCGCGCGCCTCGCGGCTGCCCCCCTGCTCTGCATGCTGGATGCCGACGACTGGCTGGATCCGAGCTTCATCGAAAGCATGCAGCCAGTGGCGGCGGATGCCTCTCCCGCCGTGATCGCCTATTGCGCCTACCGCCGCGTTGCCCCGGACGGCAGGCTGATGCGGGTCGAGCAGCCCCCCATTTTGACGGGCAATGCCGCCAAACGCGAATTCTCCTCCTTTTGCGCCCTCGCCATCCATACGGTCGTCTTTCCCAAAAGCCTTTTCGACTGGCTGAAAGGGATGGATGAGACCCTGCAGACCGGCGAGGATTGGGATCTCTGGCTGCGCATGGCCTTTTCAGGCGCCGAATTTCGCCGTGTCGACAAGTGCCTGGCTTTCTATCGCATGAAGGCGGGTTCGCTGTCCGGCGATCCGATCAAAATGGTGCGTGACGCCGTTCGCGTGACATCAAAGGCGCAGGCTCTCAAGCTACAGCAAGGTCTGTCGGCCGAAGGGCCGGAGACCGGCTGGTTCACGCCCGCCCTCAGCCATCTGCGCATGCTTGCCTGGGTCGTCTCGGCCAAGGTCGATCCGACAACGGATGTCGCGGCCCTTGCCGCGCTTCTGCCTGAAATGCCGGATGCCGCGGGTTACGAGAGTTTCCTTGTCGACGTGATCATGCACGGATTGCAGACAGGCCTCTTCAGCGATCGGTCCGACGACCTCATCGACGCACTGGATAAATGGCAGCCGACTTTCCTGTCGCTGCTCCAACTGATCCAGCAGCATTCCTCCGCCGGCACCAGCCGGAAGATCATCGAGACGACCTGTTGGCTGTTGTCGGCCGCAAATCCCTTGCGATCCTTCACGCTCGGCAATGTCCAGGTGGTCAGCGTCGAACTCGGCAGGCTTTCGAGGATACCCAAGGCCGAGCCAGCCGACACGCTCATCATGCACGCCTTTTCCAAGGGACAGCATGTCGGCTCCTTTGTCGGGCCGTTCTGGGGCGATCTGTCGATCCGGGCGCAGATCCGGCTGATCATGCATGAGATGCATGTGGAAGAGCATCTGCAAACACCGCCGGCACTCGCCTATATCAGCTCCTGGACGGTGGAGGCGCTGAAGGGATACAGGGCCTTCGGTGGTCTCATCCTGAAGAGCGGCCGGCGGCGCGGGCGTCTCGAAAAACTGCTGGTGCGCATTGGGCGCAATGCCATCCTTGCCACCGCGCCAAGCGACGGAGAGGACAACGACGCCAGGCTGTCCGGCATCCTGGGAAATCTCGAACAGAGACTGAGGCCGCAATTTCAGGAGGCCTCCAGCTCGCGGCCGAAGGAAAGAAAAGAAACTCCCGCCATTCAGTCCGAAGAAGCCTACTGGGACCATATCTTCGAACACCCGGATCCCTGGAATTACGTCTCGGTCTACGAGCAGGTCAAATATGCGCAGACCTTGAGCCTCATCCCTGACGGCATCGAGAACGTCCTGGAGCTTGCCTGCGCCGAGGGAATTTTCACCAGGAAGCTGGCGAAAAAGGTCGCCCGGGTGACGGCCACCGACATTTCCCAGCGGGCGATCGACAGGGCGGTCGAGCGGTGTCGCGATGAGAGCAACGTCGAGCTTCATGTTCTCGATTTCGTCAAAAACGACCTTCCGCCCGAACAGGATCTGATCGTCTGCTCCGAAGTCCTCTATTACATGAAGGATGAGGAAATGCTGGCGGCCGCCTGCCGGAAGATGGCGGCCGCTTTGAAGCCGAACGGCTGTCTGATCACCGCCCATGCGCATATCCGCCGGGACGAACCCGACCGAACGGGTTTTGATTGGGGCAATCCTTTCGGCGTCGGGACGATCGGACGAGTGCTTGCCGAACAAGCCGGCCTCGCCCTGGAAGAGACGATCGAGACCGAACTCTACGCCATCCACCGCTTCCGGAAAGGCCCCGCCGCCGATCCCGTCCTGCGCATCGAGAGCCATGGAACGCCATTGGAAACCGATGTCGCAAAGCACGTCATCTGGGGTCCGGCAGGCGTCGACCGCGAAGTCGCATGGAGGACGGAGGTTACGAGTTCGGTTCCCGTTCTCATGTATCACGGGATCACGGAGGAAGGACCGGCCGCGCTCCGGCGCTACCGCACCTCGCCGGAAATCTTCCGCAAGCAGATGCAGTTTCTCCGACGCAACGGTTATTACACCGTGACGGCACAGACCCTGGCAAGCCTTCTGCGCAGCGGCAAGCCGATCCAGGGCCGGCCTGTGATGCTGACCTTCGACGACGCTTACCTGGATTTCATAACTGACGCCTTCCCGATCCTTGCCGAGAACGATTTCAGCGCCGAAGTGTTCGTGGTGACCGGTAAAGTCGGCGGCCGGTCGGATTGGGATTCTGCCTATGGCGAGCCGGCGCCCCTGATGTCCTGGGTGGATATTCAGGAACTGCACAAGAGGGGGATCAGCTTCGGCTCCCATCTCGCATCCCATACGGCGGCGAGCGCGATGGACAACGAGGCTCTGCTGGTTGAGGCCGCATTGTCACGCAATGCGCTGCGAAGCCGGCTGGGCGCCGCCGTGGACTCCATCGCCCTCCCCTATGGCGCGACGGACTTCCGGGTTCCCGGCATTCTGGCGCTTGCCGGCTACGGTATCGGCTTCACGACGCGGTCTGATAAGGCCACCTTCTCCGACAATCTCTTCGCCCTGCCGCGCCTCGAAGTGCGCGGGGATCGTCCGCTTGAAGCCTTCCCTGAACTGATAGGCCTGCCGGGAGCCTTTATCGGATGA
- a CDS encoding DUF882 domain-containing protein, whose translation MLALKYSLQGLSAGVATLLSRVERFAAHTIMPALLALPALAGSTSFASAEDRALKLFFTHTGERATITYKRDGKFDPKGLAQINRFLRDWRRNEPTRMDPRLLDLVWEVYKKSGGKDYIHIVSAYRSPATNNMLRNRSRITGVAKKSQHMLGKAMDFYVPGVKLATLRAIAMQMQVGGVGYYPTSGSPFVHLDVGNVRAWPRMSRQELARIFPNGQTMHLPADGRPLPGYDQAVANYRKRVSPTSIEIASTAGEDEGEGASATPGGDTTDGKLVTALLPAPKSRALNALAQQTGAVERDDKRSTPALSSLPIPIPAMRPPTLEQTADADDRLETASIAPIAALAERPTPALPAHARFHPLVVAQATSSQGADMIASLPMTASWEEADFFGSTSDAALMKWALHTPGEAIGVRAPRVSPRTVHREAGVAAAGAAIIPVAATDLFDANRFASPPEG comes from the coding sequence TTGTTGGCGTTGAAGTATTCACTGCAAGGTTTGTCAGCCGGAGTTGCCACGCTCCTGTCGCGCGTGGAGCGCTTCGCAGCGCACACCATCATGCCGGCTCTGCTTGCGCTCCCTGCCCTCGCCGGTTCTACATCATTCGCCTCGGCGGAAGATCGCGCCTTGAAGCTGTTCTTTACCCATACCGGCGAAAGGGCGACGATCACCTACAAGCGGGATGGAAAGTTCGATCCCAAGGGCCTTGCCCAGATCAATCGGTTTCTGCGCGACTGGCGAAGGAACGAGCCCACGCGGATGGATCCCCGGCTGCTGGACCTGGTCTGGGAGGTCTATAAGAAGAGCGGCGGCAAGGACTATATCCATATCGTCTCCGCCTATCGTTCCCCTGCGACCAACAACATGCTCCGCAACCGCTCGCGCATCACGGGAGTCGCCAAGAAGAGCCAGCATATGCTGGGCAAGGCGATGGATTTCTACGTTCCCGGCGTGAAGCTTGCGACGCTACGTGCCATTGCCATGCAGATGCAGGTCGGCGGCGTCGGATATTATCCGACCTCGGGATCGCCCTTCGTGCATCTCGACGTCGGCAATGTCAGGGCCTGGCCCCGCATGTCTCGGCAGGAGCTCGCGCGGATCTTCCCGAATGGGCAGACGATGCATCTTCCGGCCGACGGCCGGCCTCTGCCGGGATACGATCAGGCGGTTGCGAACTACAGGAAGCGCGTCAGCCCCACCTCGATTGAGATCGCCAGCACCGCCGGAGAAGACGAAGGCGAGGGAGCATCGGCCACGCCAGGTGGCGACACCACAGACGGCAAGCTCGTGACGGCGCTTCTGCCGGCGCCGAAAAGCCGGGCATTGAATGCGCTCGCGCAGCAGACCGGCGCGGTCGAGCGAGATGACAAACGCTCCACTCCGGCCCTTTCATCCTTGCCGATTCCGATCCCGGCGATGCGCCCACCCACCCTTGAGCAGACCGCGGACGCGGACGACAGACTGGAGACTGCGTCGATCGCCCCGATTGCGGCACTTGCCGAGAGACCTACGCCTGCATTGCCGGCCCATGCCCGCTTCCATCCCCTCGTCGTTGCTCAGGCGACCTCCAGTCAGGGCGCCGATATGATCGCCTCCCTGCCCATGACCGCTTCCTGGGAAGAAGCAGATTTCTTCGGATCGACATCAGACGCAGCGCTGATGAAATGGGCGCTGCATACTCCCGGCGAGGCGATTGGCGTCCGAGCGCCGCGCGTTTCCCCGCGCACAGTTCATCGTGAGGCTGGTGTCGCCGCAGCGGGTGCGGCTATCATTCCGGTCGCCGCCACGGACCTGTTCGATGCCAACCGGTTTGCGTCGCCCCCGGAGGGCTGA